A stretch of DNA from Luteolibacter sp. Y139:
GACGAAGCCCTACTCGGATACGGAGTGGGCTGCAGTTGACGCGCTGGGCGGGAAGGTGGACGAGTTGTTAGAAGCGGGCGACGTGGCGCTGACGATGGGCGGCGAGCCGACCTTCGTGTCGATCGATGACATGGAGGGCGCGGAGTGGAATTTCACCGCGGACAGCCCGGCAAAGCGGAAGCTGGCGCTAAGCCTCTTGAATCGGCTGAAGGATGCCTTCGGCACCGGGGGACTGCTTCACTATGGCGAGGGCAAGTGGTATCCGGGCGAGCCATTGCCGCGCTGGGCCTACACCGTGATCTGGCGGAAGGACGAGCAGCCGCTCTGGAAGGATGAGAAACTTCTGGCCGATCCGAACTCGGACCTCGGCCACGGGATCGAGGATGCACGGCGCTTTTCAGCGATGGTGACCGATGAGCTCGGCTGCCAGCAGGCGCACGTCATCGCGGGCTTTGAAGACGTCTTCTACTACGCGTGGAAAGAAAGCACGCTGCCCCCGAACGTGGATCCCTATTCGGCGGATCTGGACGACCCGCTGGAGCGGCGCTATCTGGCGAATCTGTTAGACCGCGGACTTTCGAAGCCGACCGGCTTTGTTTTGCCGGTGGAGTGGGATCCCGAGGCGAATGCGTGGAAGAGCAATCTGTGGACCTTCCGCCGCGGGCGGATGTCGCTGATTCCAGGCGGTTCGCCGATGGGTTTCCGGCTGCCACTCGATTCGCTGCCGATGGCAAGCGAGGAAGTCCGGGCGCGACAAGCGGCGGCACTGGAGGCTTCGCCACTCGAGAAGACAGGCGTTCTCCCCGCCCACGGGGCAATCCTGCCGGCGGGACGGACGTTGCAGACCGGCGTTGGCTTCAAGCCCGCTCCTCCTGCGGCGGCCGATGGCGGTGAACTCACCTCCACGACCGCCATCTGCGTGGAGCCTAGGAACGGCAAGCTTCACGTCTTCTTCCCGCCGGTCACTCATCTCGAGCACTACCTGTCCTTGTTAGAGGCGGTGGAGAATGCGGCGACGCGGCTGAAGCTGCCGGTGATCATCGAGGGCTACGAGATGCCGTGGGACCAACGCGTCGAGCGGATCAAGGTGACTCCCGACCCCGGCGTGATCGAGGTGAACGTTCATCCCGTAACGAACTGGCGGGATCTGGTGGAGAACACCACGACGCTCTACGAAGCAGCGCGGGTATCGCGTCTCGGCACGGAGAAGTTCATGCTAGACGGTCGCCACACCGGCACCGGTGGCGGCAACCACGTCACCCTCGGCGGCGCGACTCCAGACCGCAGCCCCTTCCTCCGCAAGCCCGGCGTGCTGCGCAGCTTGATCACCTTCTGGCAGCACCATCCGGCGCTGTCGTATCTCTTCTCCGGACTTTTCCTTGGCCCGACCAGCCAAGCACCGCGTGTCGATGAAGGACGCGACGACCGCTTGTTCGAGTTGGACATCGCCTTCGACCAGCTTCCCGAAAATGGCGATCCCCCGTGGCTGGTGGACCGCATCCTGCGGAACATGCTGACCGATCTAACAGGCAATACGCACCGCGCCGAGTTCTGCATCGACAAGCTCTACGCCCCGGGCTCTGCGAGCGGGAGGTTGGGTATCCTGGAGCTGCGCGCCTTCGAGATGCCTCCGCATCCACGCATGAGCTTGGTGCAGATGCTTCTGGTGCGGTCGCTGGTCGCGTGGTTCTGGAACGAGCCGTATCATAAGAAGATGGTCCGCTGGGGCACCGAACTTCACGACCGTTTCATGCTGCCACACTTCATCCGCGAGGACATGAAGGACGTGGCGCTGGGGCTGAAGAATGCGGGCATTCCGTTCCAAGCCGCGTGGCTGGAGCCATTCCATGAGTTCCGCTTTCCCGTCTATGGCCGAGTGGTTCACAGTGGAGTGGAGATCGAGATCCGCGCAGCGTTGGAGCCATGGCATGTCCTCGGTGAGGAGAGCTCGGCTCAAGGCACGGCGCGCTATGTCGACTCGTCGGTGGAGCGCATTCAGGTGAAGGTGCGCGGCGCCGTGGAAGGCCGGCATGTGCTGGTCTGCAACGGCCGCCGGATTCCGCTGATCGCGACCGGGAGGAAAGGGGAATACGTCGCCGGCGTCCGCTACAAGGCATGGGACCCATGGTCGGCCATGCACCCGACCATCGGCGTGCACACGCCTCTGACCTTCGATGTGGTGGACACCTGGAACAAGCGATCGCTCGGCGGCTGCGTGTATCACGTGCTGCACCCGGGCGGCCGCAGCTACGAAACTTTCCCGGTGAATGCCTACGAGGCCGAGTCGCGCCGCGTGAGCCGCTTCTGGCAGCATGGCCACACGCCCGGAACCATCGAGCCGGCCTCGACGGGCGGCTACGGCTTTCACCGCGTGGAGGATCGCGCAGGCGGGCCGGTGGTCAGCTACGTCGAGGTCCCGCCGGAAGATCCGGGGATGGAATTCCCCGTCACGCTCGACCTGCGAATGGGAGGCTGAAAAAGGCCTGCGAAATTTCCGCGAAAGATTTCCCCGCATTCGGGTAATTTCCTGCGGAGATGTCCGCCGAACCGCATAGCGCCGAGGAAAGAATCGTGGGCCTGATCGCCCGGCACCAGCCGGAGATCCACCGCTACGTGCTCTCCCTGCTTCCCGACCGGATGCTGGCCGATGATGTGGTGCAGGAGACCAACCTGGTCCTGTGGCGAAAGGCGGCGGAGTACGATCCCGTCCAGCCTTTCCTCCCCTGGGCGCTGACCATCGCGTGGTATCAGGTGAAGGCCGCACGCCGAGATTCCGGCCGCGACCGCCATGTCTTCGATGATTCGCTGGTGGAGATCCTGGCGGCAGAGCATCGCGAATCCGACGGCAGGGAGGCGGAGCTCGATGCGGCATTGGAGAAATGCCTCGGCGAACTTTCTGAAAGCAACCGGGGGCTGATCCTCGCCCGCTACACGCCGGGTGCCTCCGTGCAAGACCTCGCGGCCGAGCGGAAGCAGACGCCGACTGCCCTTTCGCTCACCCTAATGCGGATCCGCAAGGCGCTGGAAACCTGCATCGAACGCAAACTCGCCACGCCATGAAGGAAGACCGGCTTGATCTGCTGTTGAATGCGCTTTTCGAGGAAAGCCTCGGTGAGGACGAGCGTGCCGAGTTGAATGCCTTGCTGGCCTCCGCCCCGCAATCGCGAGGCCGCTATCGCCGGGTCGCAGCGATTCACTCGGCATTGGCGCGGAAGGCTGCGTCGCCATCGTTTTTTGAAGCACCTGCCGCCGCCGGGTCGAAGGTGACCGCCTTCCCGAAGCGCCGGTTGGCGATCGCTGCGGTAGCAGCCGTGGCGATGCTGGCGGCAGGGATCTCGATCATGCTCCTTCAGTCGCGTGGACCGGTGGCGAATGTCTTGGAAACCCAGAGCGTCGCTTGGGCGGAAGGCTCGGCGGCCCCCTCGTCAGGTCGCCTGCCGGTGGCCGTGCCACTGGAGTTCACGCGCGGATTCGTGCGACTCGGATTTCCCAGCGGCGCAAATGTCACTCTCGAAGCACCTTGCCGTTTCCGCCTCGATGAAAAGGAAGCGCTTTCAGTGCTCCATGGACGGGCATCCGTCCACACACCGCATGGTGCGGAGGGCTTCCGCATCGACACCCCTGGCGGACGCTTTGTCGATCTTGGCACCGAGTTCGGCCTGGCAGTGGGCAGCGACGGCAGCACGCCGGTGGTACTCACCGAAGTTTTCAAGGGCGAGGTGAACATCGAGGCGACGAACACCCGCCTGACCATCGGCGAAAGCCGGGCGCTGGTGCGCGAGGAAGGGAAGCCGAAGCTGCTCGCCGCGCTGGACGAGTCGCCGGTGATGCTGGTGAACCACCTCGAAGGCTTGCCCGGATCCGCTTCGACCGAAGGCAATCTCGCGCTCGGCAAGCCGGTCTTCAGCCCGGGTTACTGCACCCGTCCGCATGGATCGGTCTTCCCGCCGGACAATCTCACCGATGGCCGCTTGAATGACAGCGGTGTGCCCGGTGATTGGTCCTTCTGGCTCGCTCCGGATGGTGAGAGCGGTGAGTTCACCGTGGACTTGTTGCAGTCGGAGACGATCGGCCGGGTCTCCCTGCAGAATACGAACAATCGCGGCAACGATGACCGTGGCACGGAGAGCTTCGTCCTGCTCGGGTCACTCGACAATAAGACCTTCTTCCCGCTGACCGATGGAAAACTGCCGCGCATCACCGATGGCAAAGGGAGCGAGTTTCCCTTCATCGACTTCAGCTTCGCGCCCGTCGAGTCCCGCTATGTGAAGCTGGTGGTGACGAGCCACTATCGCCACCCCAAGCGCCCCATCGATCATCCGTGCCAAGGTGGCGGGCTGAATGAAATCCGGATTTTCGCTGAATGATTGCCAAAGCCCATCTTGGAACGCTTCTGGCGTTCGCGTTGCCCGTTCAGGCGGAGGTCGATTTCGCCAGCCAAGTGAGACCGGTCCTGAACTCCCACTGCACCGCCTGCCACGGCGGAGTGAAGGAAGCAGGCGAGGTCTCGTTCATTTATCGCGACAAGGCACTCGGAAAGGGGAAGTCCGGCAAGCAGATCATCGTCCCGGGTGATCCCGCAGCCTCGGAGGCGATGGTGCGCGTGCTTTCAACCGATCCCGATGAGGTCATGCCGAAGCCCGAGCATGGTCCGCGACTGGCAGACGGTGAGATCGCTACGCTGCGCCAGTGGATCAAGGAAGGCGCGAAGTGGGGCGAGCATTGGTCATTCGTCGCACCGGAGAAGCACACGGCACCGGCGGTGAAAGACACGGCGTGGCCCCGCAACGACATCGACCGCTTCCTGCTCGCGAGGATGGAGAGAGAAGGACTGAAGCCGTCGAAGGAGGCGGACAAGGCAGCTTTGCTGCGGCGGGTCTCGCTGGATCTAACAGGACTACCGCCATCGATCGCGGAACTGGATGCCTATCTCGCCGACAATTCGCCCGACGCCTACAACAAGCAGGTGACGCGCCTGTTAGCCTCGCCGCGCTTTGGCGAACGCTGGGCCAGCGTGTGGATGGATCTGGCCCGCTACGCGGACTCGGAGGGCCTCGGCCTCGATAGCAGGCGCGATGTCTGGAAATACCGCGACTGGCTGATCGGGGCCTTCAATCGCGACGAGCCTTACGATCAATTCACCATCGAGCAACTCGCAGGCGATCTGCTTCCGAACGCAACCCTCGACCAGCGGATCGCCACCACCTTTCACCGGCTCACCCAGGCAAACAACGAAGGCGGCACGGATGACGAAGAGTTCCGCGTGGTCGCCACCATGGACCGGGTCGCCACGACCTGGGAAGTCTGGCAAGGCGTCACCATGGGCTGCGTGCAATGCCACAGCCATCCCTACGACCCAATCCGCCACGACGAGTATTATCGCTTCATGGCCTACTTCAATCAGGCCGTGGACAATGACGTGCCGGAGAATCATCCGGTGCTGCGCGTGCCGCTCGATAACGCCCGCTACGCGGAGGCCGGCAGCTTGCAGGACAAGATCGGCCGATTGGAAGAGCAGATCCACGAGCGACGAAACTCCGTCGCTTCTCATTCGGCGTGGGTGAATCCGACCGGTATGACAGGCAGCAGCCAGAGGGCAAAGCTGGAGATGGTGAAGCACGATGGCGTGGAAGAGTTCCGCACCATTGGCAACGTCGCCGCCGGCGCCGTGCATACCCTCGACATTCCGAAGCCCGTGGAGCTTCGGAAACTCACTGCATTCCGTGTGGAGATCCGTCCGGTCGATGAGGCCAAGGCGATCCACACCCCGGAGTGGGGAGCGATGATCCGGAAGTTCGAGCTGCAACTCGTCGGCGCCGATGGCAAGGCAACGACGGTTCCCTTGGCTGAGGTCATCGCGGACGAGGCTCATCCGGAGTTTGATCCGAATCTCTCAATCAAGGGGTCGAACCGTGGCTGGGGACAATACACCAAGATCTTCCAGCCCCGGCACGCGATCGTCACTTTGAAGGAACCGCTGGAGATCCCGGCTGGAGCCACGCTGCGGGTAATCCTCAACCATGCCACCGATTCGGCGGGAGGGGCCTATCCGCTGATCGCGAAGCGAGGACGCATCGCACTGACCGATGACCCCGAGTGGACCAAGCCCGACGCCGAGGTCGAGGCGATGAAGAAGGAACTGTCAGATGCCCGGAAGACGCTCGCAGCCATCCCATCCACGACCACGCCGGTGATGCGCGATCTGCCGACCGACCTGGCGCGGCAGACTCGCGAATTCATCCGCGGGAACTGGATCGACAAGGGCCAAGTCATCGACAAGCCCGGCACGCCCGCGATCTTTCCGCCGATGCCCGAGGGCAAGACCCCGGACCGTCTTGCCATGGCGCAATGGATTGCCTCACCGCGCAATCCCCTGACAGCGCGCGTGGCCGTGAACCGCTTCTGGCTGGAGCTGTTCGGCACCGGCATCGTTCCCACGCCCGAGGATTTTGGCTCGGCGGGCGAGAAGCCAACCCATCCCGAACTGCTGGATACCTTGGCCGTGCGTTTCGAGACCGACATGAAGTGGAGCATCAAGACGCTGCTGCGTGAATTGGTGAGCACGGCTGCGTATCGGCAGGATGCGACGATTTCCCCGGAAATGGCGGAAAAGGACGCAGGCAACCGCCTCCTCGCACGCGGCCCTCGCCAGCGCCTGACCGGCGAGATGGCCCGGGACAACGCGCTGGCCGTGGCAGGCTTGATCGCCAATCGCGACGGCGGCCCGCCGACCAATCCACCGCTGCCGGCCGGAGTATGGAAGCCCTTCGACTCCGGCGACAAATGGATGACGCCCGCCGAAGGAGATCCCGGCCGCTACAGCCGATCCGTGTATGTCTACTGGAAGCGTAGTATTCCGTATCCTACGTTGGCCACCTTTGATGCGCCAACCCGCGAGATGTGCTCGAAGCGGCGCATCCTTTCCAACACGCCCCTGCAAGCGCTGGCGGTGCTGAATGACCCGGCTTTCGAGGAATGCGCGAAGGGCCTGGCGCGACAAATGAAATACAAAGCCGATGGCGACGTGGATACACGGCTGTCGCTCGGCTACCGCACCGCCACCTCACGGGCCATCACCCCGGACCGGCTCGCCGAACTCCGGACGCTCTTCCAGAAGCTCGAAAAAGACTACGCCGCAAATCCCAAGCTCATGGAAGGGATGGCCGGCACACCCGATGGCGCAGCCTACACCGTGGTTGCCTCGGTATTGCTCAATCTCGATGAAGCCTTGATTCGCTGAACCGCCATGTTTCCCGACCTCCAGACTGAAAAGCTCCGGCACATCACGCGCCGCCGGTTCCTTCGCGATTGTCCGGGCGGTATCGGAGGCCTGTGGCTCGCAGCCCAAGGTCTCGCAGGTGCCGCGGGGAAACTGAAGATCAGCCACGATCCCTCGGCACCGCTTGCACCATTGCTGCCATCGTTCGCGCCGAAGGCGAAGCGGATCATCTACCTCCACATGGACGGCGCTCCGAGCCAGCTCGAGCTGTTCGAATACAAGCCGGTGCTCGCGAAATACAATGGCAAGGAGTGCCCGAAGGAATACCTGGAAGGCCAGCGCTTCGCCTTCATCCAAGGCGTGCCGAAGATGCTCGGCCCGCAGTTCGAGTTCAAGCAACACGGCCAGTGCGGCGCATGGGTCTCCGATCGCCTGCCAGAGCTGTCGAAGCACGTCGACAAGCTATGCTTCATCCGCACGATGCAGACGGACCAGTTCAATCACGGCCCGGCCCAGTTGCTCCTGCACACCGGCAATCAAAACCTCGGCTATCCCGCCATGGGCTCATGGCTCACCTGGGGCCTCGGCACGGACAACCAGAACTTGCCCGGCTTCATGGTGTTGATCTCCGGCGGTCGCTTCCCGCGCGCCGGAGCCTCGCTCTGGGGTAGCGGCTTCCTGCCATCCGTCTATCAGGGCGTGCAGTGCCGCTCTGCCGGCGATCCGATTCTCAATACCACCAATCCAGCAGGCGTGAGCCGCGATGTCCGGCGCGCCGCACTCGACACGCTGGCGAAGCTCAACACCAAGGCTCACGAGGATTTCGGCGATCCCGAGACCATCACCCGCATCGCCCAATACGAGATGGCCTATCGCATGCAGGTATCCGTCCCGGAGGTAATGAGCATCGAGGACGAGCCCGCCCACATCCACGAGATGTATGGCACCTCGCCGGGCAAGGATTCCTTCGCTAACAATTGCCTGCTCGCCCGTCGTCTCGCCGAGTCAGGCGTGCGCTTCATCCAGCTCTTCGATTGGGGCTGGGACTCCCACGGCTCGAATGCTTCCGAGGCCCTCAACGACGGCTTCGTGAAGAAGTGCAACGACATCGACAAGCCAATCGCCGCACTGCTCACCGATCTGGAACAGCGCGGCATGCTAGAAGACACCCTAGTCGTGTGGGGCGGCGAATTCGGCCGCACGCCGATGCAGGAAAACCGCGGTGGCGGTGATGGCAATCGCTTCACCGGCCGCGATCACAATCCGAACGCCTTCACCATCTGGATGGCCGGTGCGGGAGTGAAGCCAGGCTTCAGCTTCGGCGAGACCGATGAGATGGGCTACCACGTTGCCTCCGATCCCGTGCACCTCCGCGATTTCCACGCGACGCTGCTGCACCTCTTCGGCTTCGAGCACCAGCGACTGGCGTTCCCGTTCCAAGGACTGGACCAGAAGCTAACTGGGGTGAAGCCTGCGAAGGTGGTGAAGGGGATTCTCGCTTAGTTGGCGGGTGAAGAAAAATTTCTTCTCCCGCGAGGGGTGATCGGCCCGGCGTGCGTTGACCGGGTGAAATGATCAAATCCGCCCTCCTCGCGCTTCTGGTTCTCGTCGCTCCTGCCTTCGCGGAAGAGAGGCCATTGAAGATC
This window harbors:
- a CDS encoding transglutaminase family protein; the encoded protein is MAIRVGLHHVTEYRYDREVNLSPHVIRLRPCVHSRTPVLAYSLNIQPANHFVNWQQDPFGNWAARVVFPEKTRNFRIEVDLVADLTVINPFDFFLEEYAENWPFDYPPALKHELSPYLKIRERGPRMMEWLGGISREKRRTIDFLVDVNTRVNQSLGYGIRLEAGVQNCEETFEAGTGSCRDFAYLLVQALRHLGLAARFVSGYSVQLKPDEKPLEGPAGVAEDVTDLHAWAEVYIPGAGWVGLDATSGLFAGEGHIPLACTPEPASAAPVVGGVDPCESEFLWANEVTRVHEDPRVTKPYSDTEWAAVDALGGKVDELLEAGDVALTMGGEPTFVSIDDMEGAEWNFTADSPAKRKLALSLLNRLKDAFGTGGLLHYGEGKWYPGEPLPRWAYTVIWRKDEQPLWKDEKLLADPNSDLGHGIEDARRFSAMVTDELGCQQAHVIAGFEDVFYYAWKESTLPPNVDPYSADLDDPLERRYLANLLDRGLSKPTGFVLPVEWDPEANAWKSNLWTFRRGRMSLIPGGSPMGFRLPLDSLPMASEEVRARQAAALEASPLEKTGVLPAHGAILPAGRTLQTGVGFKPAPPAAADGGELTSTTAICVEPRNGKLHVFFPPVTHLEHYLSLLEAVENAATRLKLPVIIEGYEMPWDQRVERIKVTPDPGVIEVNVHPVTNWRDLVENTTTLYEAARVSRLGTEKFMLDGRHTGTGGGNHVTLGGATPDRSPFLRKPGVLRSLITFWQHHPALSYLFSGLFLGPTSQAPRVDEGRDDRLFELDIAFDQLPENGDPPWLVDRILRNMLTDLTGNTHRAEFCIDKLYAPGSASGRLGILELRAFEMPPHPRMSLVQMLLVRSLVAWFWNEPYHKKMVRWGTELHDRFMLPHFIREDMKDVALGLKNAGIPFQAAWLEPFHEFRFPVYGRVVHSGVEIEIRAALEPWHVLGEESSAQGTARYVDSSVERIQVKVRGAVEGRHVLVCNGRRIPLIATGRKGEYVAGVRYKAWDPWSAMHPTIGVHTPLTFDVVDTWNKRSLGGCVYHVLHPGGRSYETFPVNAYEAESRRVSRFWQHGHTPGTIEPASTGGYGFHRVEDRAGGPVVSYVEVPPEDPGMEFPVTLDLRMGG
- a CDS encoding sigma-70 family RNA polymerase sigma factor, translating into MSAEPHSAEERIVGLIARHQPEIHRYVLSLLPDRMLADDVVQETNLVLWRKAAEYDPVQPFLPWALTIAWYQVKAARRDSGRDRHVFDDSLVEILAAEHRESDGREAELDAALEKCLGELSESNRGLILARYTPGASVQDLAAERKQTPTALSLTLMRIRKALETCIERKLATP
- a CDS encoding discoidin domain-containing protein, with amino-acid sequence MKEDRLDLLLNALFEESLGEDERAELNALLASAPQSRGRYRRVAAIHSALARKAASPSFFEAPAAAGSKVTAFPKRRLAIAAVAAVAMLAAGISIMLLQSRGPVANVLETQSVAWAEGSAAPSSGRLPVAVPLEFTRGFVRLGFPSGANVTLEAPCRFRLDEKEALSVLHGRASVHTPHGAEGFRIDTPGGRFVDLGTEFGLAVGSDGSTPVVLTEVFKGEVNIEATNTRLTIGESRALVREEGKPKLLAALDESPVMLVNHLEGLPGSASTEGNLALGKPVFSPGYCTRPHGSVFPPDNLTDGRLNDSGVPGDWSFWLAPDGESGEFTVDLLQSETIGRVSLQNTNNRGNDDRGTESFVLLGSLDNKTFFPLTDGKLPRITDGKGSEFPFIDFSFAPVESRYVKLVVTSHYRHPKRPIDHPCQGGGLNEIRIFAE
- a CDS encoding DUF1501 domain-containing protein, which encodes MFPDLQTEKLRHITRRRFLRDCPGGIGGLWLAAQGLAGAAGKLKISHDPSAPLAPLLPSFAPKAKRIIYLHMDGAPSQLELFEYKPVLAKYNGKECPKEYLEGQRFAFIQGVPKMLGPQFEFKQHGQCGAWVSDRLPELSKHVDKLCFIRTMQTDQFNHGPAQLLLHTGNQNLGYPAMGSWLTWGLGTDNQNLPGFMVLISGGRFPRAGASLWGSGFLPSVYQGVQCRSAGDPILNTTNPAGVSRDVRRAALDTLAKLNTKAHEDFGDPETITRIAQYEMAYRMQVSVPEVMSIEDEPAHIHEMYGTSPGKDSFANNCLLARRLAESGVRFIQLFDWGWDSHGSNASEALNDGFVKKCNDIDKPIAALLTDLEQRGMLEDTLVVWGGEFGRTPMQENRGGGDGNRFTGRDHNPNAFTIWMAGAGVKPGFSFGETDEMGYHVASDPVHLRDFHATLLHLFGFEHQRLAFPFQGLDQKLTGVKPAKVVKGILA
- a CDS encoding PSD1 and planctomycete cytochrome C domain-containing protein; this encodes MIAKAHLGTLLAFALPVQAEVDFASQVRPVLNSHCTACHGGVKEAGEVSFIYRDKALGKGKSGKQIIVPGDPAASEAMVRVLSTDPDEVMPKPEHGPRLADGEIATLRQWIKEGAKWGEHWSFVAPEKHTAPAVKDTAWPRNDIDRFLLARMEREGLKPSKEADKAALLRRVSLDLTGLPPSIAELDAYLADNSPDAYNKQVTRLLASPRFGERWASVWMDLARYADSEGLGLDSRRDVWKYRDWLIGAFNRDEPYDQFTIEQLAGDLLPNATLDQRIATTFHRLTQANNEGGTDDEEFRVVATMDRVATTWEVWQGVTMGCVQCHSHPYDPIRHDEYYRFMAYFNQAVDNDVPENHPVLRVPLDNARYAEAGSLQDKIGRLEEQIHERRNSVASHSAWVNPTGMTGSSQRAKLEMVKHDGVEEFRTIGNVAAGAVHTLDIPKPVELRKLTAFRVEIRPVDEAKAIHTPEWGAMIRKFELQLVGADGKATTVPLAEVIADEAHPEFDPNLSIKGSNRGWGQYTKIFQPRHAIVTLKEPLEIPAGATLRVILNHATDSAGGAYPLIAKRGRIALTDDPEWTKPDAEVEAMKKELSDARKTLAAIPSTTTPVMRDLPTDLARQTREFIRGNWIDKGQVIDKPGTPAIFPPMPEGKTPDRLAMAQWIASPRNPLTARVAVNRFWLELFGTGIVPTPEDFGSAGEKPTHPELLDTLAVRFETDMKWSIKTLLRELVSTAAYRQDATISPEMAEKDAGNRLLARGPRQRLTGEMARDNALAVAGLIANRDGGPPTNPPLPAGVWKPFDSGDKWMTPAEGDPGRYSRSVYVYWKRSIPYPTLATFDAPTREMCSKRRILSNTPLQALAVLNDPAFEECAKGLARQMKYKADGDVDTRLSLGYRTATSRAITPDRLAELRTLFQKLEKDYAANPKLMEGMAGTPDGAAYTVVASVLLNLDEALIR